The Terriglobus tenax genome contains a region encoding:
- the rplI gene encoding 50S ribosomal protein L9, with the protein MEVILKEDILKLGHRGDVVKVADGYGRNYLLPQKLAIEATSANKAVIEQMKGSALRKSAREKGDAETLATSLNEAELTFERKVGEGDHLFGSVTSSDIAAALEAQGFTVDRRKIALDEPLKTIGEFHVPIKLHREVSAHVKVTIKSDKPEEVVTAVAEEPETVEAE; encoded by the coding sequence ATGGAAGTCATTCTCAAGGAAGATATCCTCAAGCTCGGCCACCGTGGCGACGTTGTGAAGGTTGCCGACGGCTACGGCCGCAACTACCTGCTGCCGCAGAAGCTCGCCATTGAAGCGACCTCGGCGAACAAGGCTGTGATCGAGCAGATGAAGGGCTCGGCCCTGCGCAAGTCCGCACGTGAAAAGGGTGATGCCGAGACGCTGGCCACCAGCCTGAACGAGGCTGAGCTTACCTTCGAGCGCAAGGTTGGCGAAGGCGATCACCTGTTCGGTTCGGTCACCTCGTCAGACATCGCTGCCGCTCTGGAAGCCCAGGGCTTCACCGTTGATCGCCGCAAGATCGCCCTGGACGAGCCGCTGAAGACCATCGGCGAGTTCCACGTGCCGATCAAGCTGCACCGTGAGGTTTCGGCCCACGTGAAGGTCACCATCAAGAGCGACAAGCCGGAAGAGGTTGTGACGGCTGTTGCGGAAGAGCCAGAGACGGTTGAGGCTGAGTAA